The Pyxidicoccus trucidator genomic sequence CGGACGGGGCCTCGGCCTCGCAGGACGGCGCCGCCACGGTGGTGGCCTCGCGCGACGACGGCGCGGAGTTGGTGGACCCCGAGCTGCTGGACGCCGAGTACGACAAGGCCGTGTCGCTGCTGCGCACCGGCAACGTCGAGGGCGGCGTGGAGCGCCTGCGCCGCTTCGCCGAGGAGAACCCGCGCCACCCGCGCGCGGACAATGCGCTGTACTTCAGCGGGCTCGGGCAGATTGGCCTGAGCGAGTTCAAGGACGCCGCGACGACGTTCGAGCGGCTCATCAATACCTATCCCGCCGGGGATGCCATGCTGGACAGCATGCTCCGGCTCGCCGAGTGCCGGATGCGGCTCAACCAGGCCGCGGATGCCAAGGCGCTCTACACCCGCGTCGTCACCCAGTTCCCGGGGACGGCCGCCGCCACGCAGGCGGAGCAGCGGCTCGCCGCGCTCCCTCAGTGAAGGCTCTTTCGAAAGGACGTTCTGCGATGCGCTCCCGGATCCTCACCTCGCTGATGTTGAGCCTCGCCATCGCGCCGGCCCTGAGTGCGCGCGCCCAGCAGGAGGGTGCCGAGGAGCAGGACACCGACACCGGCAGCGAGACGGAAGGCGCCGAGGTCATGGACGAGGCGCCCGAGCGTCCCGCCGGCACCGTGGCCGTCCCGCCGGGCGCGCCCCGCGGCCGTGACAGCGCCCCGGGCGAGGTCCACGCCGTGCAGGAGGGCGACACGCTGTG encodes the following:
- a CDS encoding tetratricopeptide repeat protein, coding for MPARSVIFRLLAAAPLCAMSACASTAASQADVGALRAEVRTLRESQARLQERLARLEAHDAVDKARATGTPSRTPADASAEGAPRLGPTPELAVVKLKPRNEPAPKLPTAVPVVEPDSDQVEMFISAAPDGASASQDGAATVVASRDDGAELVDPELLDAEYDKAVSLLRTGNVEGGVERLRRFAEENPRHPRADNALYFSGLGQIGLSEFKDAATTFERLINTYPAGDAMLDSMLRLAECRMRLNQAADAKALYTRVVTQFPGTAAATQAEQRLAALPQ